DNA from Granulicella arctica:
TAGGTAATCGAGCAGTTGCGGATTGGATGGACGGTCCCCTGTAACCCCGAAGTTGTCGACCGTTGTGACGATGCCCTGTCCGAACAGATGTTGCCAGATGCGGTTTACAGCGACACGTGCCGTAAGAGGATTTGTCGGACTTGTAATCCATTCTGCGAGTTCTAAACGGCCACTTTGTTTCGGGTTGATGGTTGGAGCTCCTGGTACTTCGAATGCTGTCAGGAAGCCACGCGGTACGACAGGTCCGTGCCGCTCTTCGACGCCGCGGATACGGACGCTCGTGTCGGCAACCTCTCCCTCGCGGGCCCCGTGGACTGCAAAGCCGAGGGTTCCAGGGTCAGTGAGGAAAAGCTGTTCCTCTTTAAGTTTTTCCAGCTTGATACGATATGCGGCCTGTTTCGGCTTCTTATCGGGTCCAAGAGCTAGACCTTCCGGGGTGTCTTGTATGTCTTCAAATGCTTTCTTCGCCGCCGCAATCTCCACCTTTAATTTCGCAATTTGGTCGGCGGGTGGAGGAGGAGCCGTTGCCGCAGAGCTGAGCAGAAGCAGGTCTTTCGGTTTGTAATAATCAAGACCAGCGCCGCCCATCTTACTGTTTACGCCAGCTGCGTTGTCGGTACTGGTGAAGATGCCAGCGAGCGCGTAGTAGTCCGTCGTCGGAATGGGATCAAATTTGTGATCGTGGCACCGAGCGCAGGTCACAGTCATAGCAAGCGTTGAGCGAGTTACTGTATCGATCTGCTCGTCTACATTATCCATTTGGAAGCGCGCTGCGAAGCGTTGATTTACATCCTTCACGCCAAGCGCGAGAAATCCAGTTGCGGTCAGAAGCCGATCCCGCTCAGAGGGTGAGTCGGCGGGAAGAAGATCACCCGCGATTTGCTCCTGAAGGAACCGATCATAAGGAACGTCCTTGTTGACAGAGTCGATCACGTAATCACGATAGCGCCATGCATGAGGATACGGCACGTTGCGCGATGGTCCTGTAGATTCGCCATAGCGAGCGATATCAAGCCAGTGACGGCCCCAGCGTTCGCCAAACTGCCTTGATTGCAGAAGGCTGTCGACCAATCGTTCGTAGGACCGTGGCGAGTGGTCTTTCCGAAAAGCGGCAACTGCTGTAGGAGTTGGAGGTAAACCAGTTAGGTCATAGGTCACGCGACGGATCAGCGCGACAGGATCTGCATCGGCGACCGGTGTCATCTTCTTTTCGTCGAGTGAGGCTAGGATGAAGCGATCGATATCTCCTGTGGGCCATGCATGATTCGTAACCGAAGGTACAGGCGGGTGGGTCAGCGGCTTGAACGCCCAATGATTGGTCTTAAGAGTTGCATAAGTACGCGAGAGCTTAGCAGAGAGTGGCGGTAGTTTTTCTGTCTCATCCGGCAATGCACCGCCTTGTTTGATCCATAACGTAATGGCGGCAATCTCCTCCTTGCTGAGTGGAGCACTGTCTTTGGGCATGCGATGTTTCTTGTCCGTTAGCAATATGCGTTGTAGCAAGAGGCTCTGTTCCGGATTGTTCGGGATGATCGCCGCGCCGGATGCACCACCAGATTCGATCCCTATCGAAGTGTCCAGCCGTAAGCCAGCAGCGGGCTTCGTGTCCGCAGCATGGCATGCATAGCAATGATTCACCAAGATGGGCTTCACATTTTTTTCGAAGTAGACGAGCTGCTCTTGAGGTGGACTTGGATTGAATCGAGCAATATGCCGAACAGCAGCTGGAGTTGTGTTAGCAGAGCTGCGATTCGTCCCATTGGATGGCCAAATGGCTCCCTCTTTGATCCAGATTGTTAGGTTTGCAATGTCGGTTTTTGAGAGCGGATCATCCCCCTTGGGCATGCGGTGCTTCTCATCGTCGAGGAGAATGCGCTGCAACAGAAGGCTTTCATCAGGCTTCCCGGGGATAATCGCTGGGCCCGATTTTCCGCCAACAAAAAGTGCATCAAGGTCATCCACTCGCAAACCGCCTGCTGCTTTGGTGGTTGCTGAGTGGCAGCCGTAGCAGTTATTCGAAAGAACAGGCCGAATGCTCTGCTCAAAAAATGCTGCCTGGGCTGGAGTCGGCAATAAGGGGCCAGAAGCGGCGGCGACCGGAGCAACAACTCCCGTGCGCAATGCGATTGCAGCAAAAAATATTACAGGAAGCGCCAAGCACACAGGCTGGGCATAGCGGGACAAGACGCTCATGAAGAAGCCTTTTTGCGTTAACTAATCTATGGTGAATTCTTTAGAAAAAAGACATTTCGCAATATCCGCCGGAAGAAAATGAGTAACTTGTGCTAAGCCTGCGAAGGCAAAACACAAGGTAGCTTCTTACTTTCTAACGATGAGATGTCTTTCTAAAAAGGGGGGAAACGGGCTAACAACAATTACTGAAGGAACGAGGCCGACGGGGAGCCGGTTTCCGGAGGTTCCTTTGTTGCACACAAAGTTGGATGTTTACTTGCATGACTGAAGCTATTGAGCCACATCTTTTTTTTAATGTCAAGACGCGCTTCGGATTTTTACACAATTTGCGAGCTTGGCTCAAAAGGCACTGCAAGATCTATTAGCATTTTTCTCTTGACATCAACCGGAAAGCACTCTAAGTTTCAAGAAGTTTACCCAATTCATTTCCTACTGGAACTCCATGATGCGCTCTGTCTCCAAATCAGCCTATACCTACTGGACGTTGTGTTGTCTTCGTCGCGCCGGGATATGTTGTGGGCACTGCCTCTGAGTTTCTCTCTAGCTGAGATAACTGTCGGATAGCAAATTGCCCATCAGATGATCTGATGGTTTTTATTTGGCGCGACTTCATTCCGGCTTTCCTTCTTATAGCTCAGACGATGGCCGCAAATTCGCTTTCTTGTGCGAGTTGGCGGGAATCCTAGGTATGCAGGTAAGGATATCAGCCTCCTATTTGAATCATGGAGAAGAAATGAATTACAGATTTCACCGGGATAATTGTTGTCGCACGCCGCGCACTCTATTCAGGACTTCGAGCTGTCGTCGCAGAAATGGGTCTGTATCGAAGTAATCGAATGGCTTGTTCGATAGCTTCCAGGTCCAAAATTGAGCGGTTGTGAGCTTTTATTGTTTCCTTGCATTAAGCAAAACTTCAGGGGGTATGTGTGACTTATTTTCGCATTAGCAGAAACTGGGCTGTGTTCGCACGAAATATTTTGATATTTGCATTAGCATTCGGCAGTCTGAGTACGGCTCGTGCAAATGCTCAAACAACAGAAATTTCAGGATCCATCCAGGACGCTCAGAAAGCGCAAATCTCGGGCGTCAAGGTCACGATCACCCGCACCGAAAGCGGAGAACACCGTGAAACACAATCCAACGCTGAAGGCCTCTTTGCGTTTCCCGTCCTCATTCCAGGCCATTATGACTTGGCGATTGAAAAGGAAGGATTTAGTCCCCAGGTTAAGTCTGGAGTACAGGTGTTGACAGGCCAGACATCTGTTGTAAATTTTGCTCTTGATGTAGGACAGGTACAGCAGAATATTGACGTCCAGGTAGATATCCCGATCTTGCAGACAACGTCTGCAGCAATAGCGAATGTGATTGAAAATCAGACTATCGTCAATCTTCCATTGCTGGACCGCCGTGCAACGCAGTTACAACGGCTAAATGGCTTTGTAATTGGTGCAAGTACCGGCGCAAGTTCGACATTCGCCATTGCTGGCGGTCGTGGAAACAACGCAAACTATACAGTCGATGGTGGCACAACGCAGAATTTGCTACAGGGCGTACCTACACAAGCGTTTGACCTTCCTATCGACTCGCTTCAGGAGTTCAACCTGACGGTAAGTGACTATACAGCAGATCTTGGTCGTTCGGGCGGCGGAGTCATTCAGATGACGACCAAGTCCGGTACCAACCAGTTCCACGGTAGCGCTTATATCTACTATCGAAGTAATAACCTACAGGCGGTTCCTGTCTTTGCTGCGATAAATCCCCCTCTACAGTATAAGCTTTTTGGCGCAAGCATTGGCGGACCGATTATCAAGGATAAGACACACTTCTTCTTTACCTATGAGGGGAAGCTT
Protein-coding regions in this window:
- a CDS encoding PSD1 and planctomycete cytochrome C domain-containing protein, producing the protein MSVLSRYAQPVCLALPVIFFAAIALRTGVVAPVAAASGPLLPTPAQAAFFEQSIRPVLSNNCYGCHSATTKAAGGLRVDDLDALFVGGKSGPAIIPGKPDESLLLQRILLDDEKHRMPKGDDPLSKTDIANLTIWIKEGAIWPSNGTNRSSANTTPAAVRHIARFNPSPPQEQLVYFEKNVKPILVNHCYACHAADTKPAAGLRLDTSIGIESGGASGAAIIPNNPEQSLLLQRILLTDKKHRMPKDSAPLSKEEIAAITLWIKQGGALPDETEKLPPLSAKLSRTYATLKTNHWAFKPLTHPPVPSVTNHAWPTGDIDRFILASLDEKKMTPVADADPVALIRRVTYDLTGLPPTPTAVAAFRKDHSPRSYERLVDSLLQSRQFGERWGRHWLDIARYGESTGPSRNVPYPHAWRYRDYVIDSVNKDVPYDRFLQEQIAGDLLPADSPSERDRLLTATGFLALGVKDVNQRFAARFQMDNVDEQIDTVTRSTLAMTVTCARCHDHKFDPIPTTDYYALAGIFTSTDNAAGVNSKMGGAGLDYYKPKDLLLLSSAATAPPPPADQIAKLKVEIAAAKKAFEDIQDTPEGLALGPDKKPKQAAYRIKLEKLKEEQLFLTDPGTLGFAVHGAREGEVADTSVRIRGVEERHGPVVPRGFLTAFEVPGAPTINPKQSGRLELAEWITSPTNPLTARVAVNRIWQHLFGQGIVTTVDNFGVTGDRPSNPQLLDYLAGEFIQDNWSTKKLVREIVLSHAYQLGSDFPDRYRDIDPTNRLTWRHSPRRLETEEIRDSILASSGRLQLQPPAIPPVEKLKMIELADNGPELRSINEQADASLSRSIYLPLLRGVTPRALAAFDPVSQTLVTGQRDTTIVPTQALFMLNSSFVRQQSVMLADRLIADHAHSINKRIQEAYQRILGRAPTNQEITRDSYFLKQYEETYSKQPPPSPARPVEEKSQIAVKDVIVDPADDIDQSTPVIIDSPIVFKSPEEAALTGLVQTLYASAEFQFVR